A single Brassica rapa cultivar Chiifu-401-42 chromosome A04, CAAS_Brap_v3.01, whole genome shotgun sequence DNA region contains:
- the LOC103863214 gene encoding probable inorganic phosphate transporter 1-7 → MAGDQLNVLNALDVAKTQWYHFTAIVVAGMGFFTDAYDLFCISLVTKLLGRIYYHVDGSVKPGNLPPNVSAAVNGVAFVGTLTGQLFFGWLGDKLGRKKVYGMTLMVMVICSIASGLSFGNKPKTVMTTLCFFRFWLGFGIGGDYPLSATIMSEYANKKTRGAFIAAVFAMQGFGILTGGIFAIIIAAVFEARFPAPAYQVDALMSTVPQADYVWRIILMVGALPAAMTYYSRSKMPETARYTALVAKDAKLAASNMSKVLQVEIEAEHQRVEEISRDQSRQFGLFSKEFMKRHGLHLLGTTSTWFLLDIAFYSQNLFQKDIFSAIGWIPPAQTMNAIQEVFKIARAQTLIALCSTVPGYWFTVAFIDIIGRFAIQMMGFFFMTVFMFALAIPYDHWTHKDNRIGFVAMYSLTFFFANFGPNATTFVVPAEIFPARFRSTCHGISAASGKLGAMVGAFGFLYLAQSPDKNKTEHGYPPGIGVKNSLIVLGVVNFLGMVFTLLVPESKGKSLEEMSGENENNDESNSSSSNNNQNSTV, encoded by the coding sequence ATGGCAGGAGATCAACTCAACGTGCTAAACGCACTCGACGTTGCCAAAACGCAATGGTACCATTTCACCGCCATTGTCGTCGCCGGAATGGGATTCTTCACCGACGCTTACGACCTTTTCTGCATCTCCCTAGTCACTAAGCTTCTTGGCCGCATATACTACCACGTGGACGGCTCAGTGAAGCCAGGAAACCTACCTCCAAACGTCTCAGCCGCGGTTAACGGCGTTGCATTTGTTGGCACACTCACGGGCCAGCTCTTCTTCGGCTGGCTAGGTGACAAACTCGGGAGGAAAAAAGTTTACGGCATGACTCTAATGGTCATGGTCATTTGCTCGATAGCTTCAGGTCTCTCCTTTGGCAACAAACCTAAAACCGTGATGACCACGCTATGCTTCTTCCGGTTCTGGCTAGGGTTTGGCATAGGTGGTGACTATCCTTTATCCGCAACGATCATGTCTGAATACGCTAACAAAAAGACACGCGGCGCGTTTATAGCCGCGGTTTTCGCCATGCAAGGGTTTGGTATCTTGACAGGTGGGATCTTTGCGATCATCATAGCTGCGGTTTTCGAGGCTAGGTTTCCTGCACCGGCCTATCAAGTCGATGCCTTGATGTCCACGGTACCTCAGGCTGATTACGTGTGGAGGATAATACTGATGGTTGGTGCTTTGCCTGCTGCCATGACGTATTACTCGAGGTCGAAGATGCCCGAGACGGCACGGTACACGGCTCTAGTGGCCAAGGACGCGAAGCTAGCGGCTTCGAACATGTCTAAGGTTTTGCAAGTTGAGATAGAAGCAGAGCATCAACGAGTTGAAGAGATCTCTAGAGATCAGTCTAGACAATTTGGCTTGTTCTCCAAGGAATTCATGAAACGTCATGGTCTTCACTTGCTTGGAACAACAAGCACATGGTTCTTGCTTGACATCGCCTTCTATAGTCAGAATCTTTTCCAGAAAGATATTTTTAGCGCCATTGGGTGGATCCCTCCGGCACAGACCATGAACGCAATTCAAGAAGTTTTCAAGATCGCGCGTGCGCAAACCCTAATCGCCTTGTGCAGCACGGTACCTGGTTACTGGTTCACAGTGGCGTTTATAGACATCATTGGTAGGTTTGCGATACAGATGATGGGTTTCTTCTTCATGACCGTCTTCATGTTCGCTCTTGCCATTCCTTATGATCATTGGACTCACAAGGATAACAGAATAGGGTTCGTGGCTATGTACTCGTTAACATTCTTCTTTGCAAACTTTGGACCGAATGCCACAACCTTCGTGGTGCCTGCTGAGATCTTCCCGGCTAGGTTTAGATCAACCTGCCATGGAATTTCAGCGGCTTCTGGAAAGTTGGGAGCAATGGTCGGTGCGTTTGGGTTCTTGTACTTAGCACAGAGTCCTGACAAGAACAAGACGGAACATGGATACCCTCCAGGGATTGGTGTGAAGAACTCGCTCATTGTTTTGGGTGTGGTTAATTTTTTGGGGATGGTGTTTACATTGTTGGTTCCTGAATCTAAAGGCAAGTCTCTTGAGGAAATGTCTGGTGAGAATGAGAACAATGATGAAAGCAACAgtagcagcagcaacaacaaccaAAACAGCACGGTATAA
- the LOC103863213 gene encoding uncharacterized protein LOC103863213 isoform X2: protein MEPKTITTEMNVANIGVFWNMDDNPIPDGLDPTTVKEFINGAFEDMGYLGRLIQVRAYCENRSELVSYCDAAGILLQNRVSKVGYAEVDHMLVDILTWGLYNQAPSNLMIITKNVSEETELFGVLEDLKLLNYNILVSSLGKDATVDLVCLSTHLFGGGKPVDQSISSHGVSNKLAHVANTGVFWNLDDCEIPDDIDIYQNVKSALANQGCHGQVTIWAYCEEDKEPVPGITLVSAGDETARFKKMLRDILFWALQNPVPCPMTTVPSLMVISNMSRNIKFAYVLQLLASRGYNVLLTVPDEKEYICSVWLYPFLIPSLENFPICKKSDKSLHDIQTGIFWNITGCTFPNDIHLDELNENIKSAIKNQGHNGEVSIKAYWEGSSGLYHWLHGTITLQERVSKDEDPSVTLGNMFVDILSWALDHPAPSNLMVISKAISQETELSSLLQDLESKGYNILVAHAEEAASPVLPPACLEWHFNTLIAGGNPITRTNYSRDVLSIVQNDLSFLRKDCHDTKGNTGIFWSIEDCPIPSGLDPLTFFFDVKKVLWRRNVSVMAYCDQNRSLDDFSLNDNLHITLVHTADKYARIKKMYKDIFLWALENPESNVLVITKSMPFHITYVIDDALSSRNYNLVLADPHAVGYVNSVWISTSLFGGGNPIDPSGRKNLPSSQEVMAKWKITS, encoded by the exons ATGGAACCGAAAACGATCACTACAGAAATGAACG TGGCTAATATCGGAGTCTTCTGGAACATGGATGACAATCCTATCCCTGACGGTCTCGATCCTACTACTGTTAAGGAGTTCATCAACGGGGCTTTTGAAGATATGGGCTATCTTGGTAGACTTATTCAAGTTAGGGCGTATTGCGAGAATAGGTCTGAACTTGTTTCTTACTGTGATGCTGCCGGAATCCTTTTACAAAACCGAG TGTCCAAAGTTGGATATGCTGAAGTTGACCATATGTTGGTGGACATTCTTACGTGGGGACTGTACAATCAGGCACCCTCAAACTTGATGATAATCACAAAAAACGTCTCAGAAGAAACGGAGCTATTTGGTGTACTTGAAGATTTGAAATTGTTGAATTACAATATTCTTGTTTCATCTCTTGGGAAAGACGCAACAGTAGACTTAGTTTGTTTGTCTACACACCTATTTGGTGGAGGAAAGCCTGTCGACCAAAGCATAAGCTCACATGGTGTCTCCAATAAGCTGGCACATG TGGCGAACACAGGCGTCTTCTGGAACTTGGATGACTGTGAAATCCCTGATGATATTGATATCTATCAGAATGTCAAATCCGCTCTTGCAAATCAAGGTTGCCATGGCCAAGTGACAATCTGGGCTTATTGTGAGGAGGACAAGGAGCCCGTCCCTGGTATCACCCTTGTATCCGCAG GGGATGAAACTGCGAGATTCAAGAAAATGCTTAGGGACATTCTTTTTTGGGCGTTGCAAAATCCTGTCCCCTGTCCGATGACAACAGTACCCAGCTTGATGGTAATCTCAAACATGTCAAGGAACATTAAATTTGCCTATGTTCTTCAACTATTGGCTTCGAGAGGTTACAATGTACTCCTTACTGTTCCTGatgaaaaagaatatatatgcTCCGTATGGCTCTATCCATTCCTAATACCAAGCCTAGAAAATTTTCCCATTTGTAAAAAATCGGACAAGAGCTTGCATG ATATCCAAACAGGCATCTTTTGGAACATTACGGGCTGCACATTCCCCAATGATATTCATCTCGATGAACTGAATGAGAATATCAAATCAGCTATTAAAAATCAGGGTCATAATGGTGAAGTGTCAATCAAAGCTTATTGGGAGGGGAGTAGTGGCTTATACCATTGGCTCCACGGAACCATCACCTTACAAGAAAGAG TGTCGAAAGATGAAGATCCATCTGTGACGCTTGGTAACATGTTTGTGGACATCCTTTCATGGGCATTGGACCATCCTGCACCATCAAATTTGATGGTGATCTCCAAAGCCATCTCACAAGAAACAGAGCTCTCAAGCCTTCTTCAAGATTTGGAATCAAAAGGGTACAATATTTTAGTTGCACATGCTGAAGAAGCCGCATCACCCGTGCTACCTCCTGCATGCTTGGAATGGCATTTTAATACCCTAATAGCTGGAGGGAACCCTATCACCCGTACCAACTACTCACGAGATGTCCTCAGTATAGTTCAGAATGATCTCTCTTTTCTGAGGAAGGACTGCCATG ATACAAAGGGTAATACCGGAATCTTCTGGAGCATCGAGGACTGCCCAATACCTAGTGGTCTGGATCCTCTAACGTTTTTTTTTGATGTCAAGAAAGTTCTTTGGCGTAGAAACGTGTCAGTCATGGCTTATTGTGACCAGAATAGGAGCCTTGATGACTTCTCCCTCAATGATAACCTACATATCACCTTGGTACACACAG CCGATAAATATGCGAGGATTAAGAAGATGTATAAGGACATTTTTTTATGGGCACTGGAAAATCCTGAATCAAACGTGTTGGTGATCACAAAAAGCATGCCATTCCACATTACATATGTTATTGATGATGCTTTGAGTTCCAGAAATTACAATCTTGTCTTGGCTGATCCTCATGCGGTCGGATATGTGAACTCCGTCTGGATTTCGACTAGCTTGTTTGGTGGAGGCAATCCCATCGACCCAAGCGGAAGAAAGAACCTTCCGAGTTCCCAAGAAGTGATGGCTAAGTGGAAGATTACAAGTTGA
- the LOC103863215 gene encoding probable arabinose 5-phosphate isomerase isoform X2, whose product MGSLPPTHLDFSSHQDISKDNLLTLFKSQQDLLNHFFKHLDLTQTLSFSRLLLSASGTVFFTGVGKSAFVANKVSQTLVSLSFRSSFLSPLDALHGDIGALSSRDVLVLFSKSGATEELLRLVPCAKARGAFLVSLTSVPGNPLAGVCDMNVHLPLERELCPFNLAPVTSTAIQMVFGDTIAVALMAARNLTKEEYGANHPAGRIGKSLIFKVKDVMKKKDELPVCKEGDLIMDQLVELTSKGCGCLLVVDAAHRLIGTFTDGDLRRTLKASGEAIFKLSVGEMCNRFGVCSSLARRKIDM is encoded by the exons ATGGGATCTCTACCACCGACACACCTCGACTTCTCATCTCACCAAGACATCTCGAAAGACAACCTCCTGACCCTCTTCAAATCCCAGCAAGACCTCCTAAACCACTTCTTCAAACACCTCGACCTCACCCAAACCCTCTCCTTCTCCCGCCTCCTCCTCTCCGCCTCCGGCACCGTCTTCTTCACCGGCGTCGGCAAATCCGCCTTCGTCGCCAACAAGGTCTCCCAGACCCTCGTCTCCCTCTCCTTCCGCTCCTCCTTCCTCTCCCCCCTCGACGCCCTCCACGGCGACATCGGCGCCCTCTCCTCCCGCGACGTCCTCGTCCTCTTCAGCAAATCCGGCGCCACCGAGGAGCTCCTCCGCCTCGTCCCCTGCGCCAAGGCCAGAGGCGCCTTCTTGGTGTCTCTCACCTCCGTCCCCGGGAACCCCCTCGCCGGAGTCTGCGATATGAACGTGCATTTGCCGCTCGAGAGGGAGCTGTGTCCGTTTAACCTCGCTCCCGTGACGTCCACGGCGATTCAGATGGTGTTTGGGGATACCATCGCGGTTGCTCTCATGGCGGCTAGGAACCTGACCAAGGAGGAGTATGGTGCTAATCATCCCGCCGGTAGGATCGGCAAGAGCTTGATCTTCAAG GTTAAGGATGttatgaagaagaaagatgagCTTCCGGTTTGTAAAGAAGGAGACTTGATCATGGATCAGTTGGTTGAGCTGACCAGCAAAGGGTGTGGTTGTTTGCTTGTGGTTGATGCAGCTCATCGTTTGATCGGTACGTTCACTGATGGAGATCTTCGCCGGACTCTTAAAGCGAGTGGTGAAGCTATCTTCAAACTCAGTGTTGGAGAAATGTGCAACAGGTTTGGTGTATGCTCTTCTTTAG CTCGTAGGAAGATTGATATGTGA
- the LOC103863215 gene encoding probable arabinose 5-phosphate isomerase isoform X1 codes for MGSLPPTHLDFSSHQDISKDNLLTLFKSQQDLLNHFFKHLDLTQTLSFSRLLLSASGTVFFTGVGKSAFVANKVSQTLVSLSFRSSFLSPLDALHGDIGALSSRDVLVLFSKSGATEELLRLVPCAKARGAFLVSLTSVPGNPLAGVCDMNVHLPLERELCPFNLAPVTSTAIQMVFGDTIAVALMAARNLTKEEYGANHPAGRIGKSLIFKVKDVMKKKDELPVCKEGDLIMDQLVELTSKGCGCLLVVDAAHRLIGTFTDGDLRRTLKASGEAIFKLSVGEMCNRKPRTIGPETMAVEAMKKMESPPSPVQFLPVVNEDNTLIGIVTLHGLVSAGL; via the exons ATGGGATCTCTACCACCGACACACCTCGACTTCTCATCTCACCAAGACATCTCGAAAGACAACCTCCTGACCCTCTTCAAATCCCAGCAAGACCTCCTAAACCACTTCTTCAAACACCTCGACCTCACCCAAACCCTCTCCTTCTCCCGCCTCCTCCTCTCCGCCTCCGGCACCGTCTTCTTCACCGGCGTCGGCAAATCCGCCTTCGTCGCCAACAAGGTCTCCCAGACCCTCGTCTCCCTCTCCTTCCGCTCCTCCTTCCTCTCCCCCCTCGACGCCCTCCACGGCGACATCGGCGCCCTCTCCTCCCGCGACGTCCTCGTCCTCTTCAGCAAATCCGGCGCCACCGAGGAGCTCCTCCGCCTCGTCCCCTGCGCCAAGGCCAGAGGCGCCTTCTTGGTGTCTCTCACCTCCGTCCCCGGGAACCCCCTCGCCGGAGTCTGCGATATGAACGTGCATTTGCCGCTCGAGAGGGAGCTGTGTCCGTTTAACCTCGCTCCCGTGACGTCCACGGCGATTCAGATGGTGTTTGGGGATACCATCGCGGTTGCTCTCATGGCGGCTAGGAACCTGACCAAGGAGGAGTATGGTGCTAATCATCCCGCCGGTAGGATCGGCAAGAGCTTGATCTTCAAG GTTAAGGATGttatgaagaagaaagatgagCTTCCGGTTTGTAAAGAAGGAGACTTGATCATGGATCAGTTGGTTGAGCTGACCAGCAAAGGGTGTGGTTGTTTGCTTGTGGTTGATGCAGCTCATCGTTTGATCGGTACGTTCACTGATGGAGATCTTCGCCGGACTCTTAAAGCGAGTGGTGAAGCTATCTTCAAACTCAGTGTTGGAGAAATGTGCAACAG GAAGCCGAGGACAATTGGACCTGAAACAATGGCGGTTGAAGCTATGAAGAAGATGGAGTCACCGCCATCGCCTGTACAGTTTCTACCGGTGGTCAATGAAGACAACACCTTGATTGGAATTGTTACATTGCATGGTTTGGTTTCGGCTGGTCTCTGA
- the LOC103863212 gene encoding CDT1-like protein b isoform X2: MSSIENASKKPSMASASSNPETLFSTKTPDKTATLSTRPRDCDKPVRRQILTSPRKPETTVKLPERFEILDECFNGLVTAIRLLKLKGSLTSFANICPKIEYLTNRIFSYDHLAQMKHIYPEATEVKRVLKCDEVTSCMKPTLHINLNTDAIELEDTSCGTKYMQLRNVFYSKLVDFYKAHPKDEFPKELLPESFNFSKKDSDTISVVDVGAFKVENDGFDVQMDEMEQEEDKVNKVFPDSTLSDGTEECLLPNTESTPAKVLSTPSKDLSTPIKLMSATPTLQPSRRCITMTPDDDSDSVRPTNDLERRPSRTRCLNFDTLEEEDGTVSDESNDEANDDEASDASSDEDSDASYDEISLLHSMIEEPKAETVKQNLPKLVNVIHKMFHSTNRTVITKEELLHKMIACQIEIVDRKEVEEQLRLMLQLVPDWISETKASFGDVLVSINKMSTPETVRARLEEATSQDSSTVS, from the exons ATGAGCTCGATCGAAAACGCTTCGAAGAAGCCATCTATGGCCTCTGCTTCTTCAAACCCAGAAACACTTTTCTCTACCAAGACCCCTGACAAGACGGCGACTCTCTCAACCAGACCTCGTGACTGCGACAAACCCGTTAGGAGACAGATCTTGACTTCGCCTAGAAAACCTGAAACGACCGTGAAATTACCCGAAAG GTTTGAGATTCTGGATGAATGCTTTAATGGGTTGGTCACTGCGATTAGGTTGCTGAAGCTAAAGGGCTCTTTGACTTCGTTTGCTAATATATGTCCCAAGATTGAGTATCTTACTAATCG GATCTTCTCGTATGATCATTTGGCTCAGATGAAGCATATTTATCCAGAAGCCACTGAAGTGAAGAGAGTTTTGAAGTGTGATGAAGTCACTAGTTGTATGAAACCTACTCTTCACATTAACTTAAACACCGATGCAATTGAACTTGAAGATACAAGTTGCGGAACTAAGTATATGCAGCTTAGGAACGTGTTCTACTCAAAGCTTGTAGATTTTTACAAAGCTCATCCTAAG GACGAGTTTCCAAAAGAACTGCTTCCTGAATCGTTCAATTTCTCCAAAAAGGATTCAGACACAATAAGTGTAGTAGACGTGGGAGCATTTAAAGTTGAAAATGATGGGTTTGATGTTCAAATGGATGAGATGGAGCAGGAAGAAGATAAAGTTAACAAAGTGTTTCCAGATTCTACTTTATCAGATGGTACTGAGGAATGTTTGTTACCAAACACAGAGTCAACCCCAGCCAAAGTTTTGTCCACCCCCTCCAAGGATCTGTCAACACCAATCAAGCTCATGAGTGCTACACCGACGTTGCAACCCTCTAGACGGTGTATTACAATGACTCCAGATGATGATAGTGACTCTGTTAGACCAACAAATGATCTGGAAAGGCGTCCTTCTCGCACTAGGTGTCTGAATTTCGATACTCTGGAGGAAGAAGATGGAACAGTCAGTGATGAATCTAACGATGAAGCAAACGATGATGAAGCTAGTGATGCTTCCTCCGATGAAGATAGTGATGCTTCCTACGATGAAATTAGTCTTCTGCACTCA ATGATAGAGGAACCAAAGGCTGAAACCGTGAAGCAAAACTTGCCTAAGCTTGTTAATGTGATTCATAAAATGTTTCACTCAACAAACCGAACGGTCATCACCAAGGAAGAGCTTCTTCACAAGATGATTGCATGCCAAATCGAAATAGTGGATAGAA AGGAAGTGGAGGAACAGCTAAGGTTGATGTTGCAATTGGTTCCGGATTGGATCTCTGAAACAAAGGCATCTTTTGGGGATGTTCTTGTTAG CATTAATAAAATGTCCACTCCAGAAACGGTACGTGCAAGACTTGAGGAAGCAACTTCACAGGACAGTTCCACCGTCTCCTGA
- the LOC103863212 gene encoding CDT1-like protein b isoform X3 — protein MSSIENASKKPSMASASSNPETLFSTKTPDKTATLSTRPRDCDKPVRRQILTSPRKPETTVKLPERFEILDECFNGLVTAIRLLKLKGSLTSFANICPKIEYLTNRIFSYDHLAQMKHIYPEATEVKRVLKCDEVTSCMKPTLHINLNTDAIELEDTSCGTKYMQLRNVFYSKLVDFYKAHPKDEFPKELLPESFNFSKKDSDTISVVDVGAFKVENDGFDVQMDEMEQEEDKVNKVFPDSTLSDGTEECLLPNTESTPAKVLSTPSKDLSTPIKLMSATPTLQPSRRCITMTPDDDSDSVRPTNDLERRPSRTRCLNFDTLEEEDGTVSDESNDEANDDEASDASSDEDSDASYDEISLLHSMIEEPKAETVKQNLPKLVNVIHKMFHSTNRTVITKEELLHKMIACQIEIVDRKEVEEQLRLMLQLVPDWISETKASFGDVLVSINKMSTPETVRARLEEATSQDTSTVS, from the exons ATGAGCTCGATCGAAAACGCTTCGAAGAAGCCATCTATGGCCTCTGCTTCTTCAAACCCAGAAACACTTTTCTCTACCAAGACCCCTGACAAGACGGCGACTCTCTCAACCAGACCTCGTGACTGCGACAAACCCGTTAGGAGACAGATCTTGACTTCGCCTAGAAAACCTGAAACGACCGTGAAATTACCCGAAAG GTTTGAGATTCTGGATGAATGCTTTAATGGGTTGGTCACTGCGATTAGGTTGCTGAAGCTAAAGGGCTCTTTGACTTCGTTTGCTAATATATGTCCCAAGATTGAGTATCTTACTAATCG GATCTTCTCGTATGATCATTTGGCTCAGATGAAGCATATTTATCCAGAAGCCACTGAAGTGAAGAGAGTTTTGAAGTGTGATGAAGTCACTAGTTGTATGAAACCTACTCTTCACATTAACTTAAACACCGATGCAATTGAACTTGAAGATACAAGTTGCGGAACTAAGTATATGCAGCTTAGGAACGTGTTCTACTCAAAGCTTGTAGATTTTTACAAAGCTCATCCTAAG GACGAGTTTCCAAAAGAACTGCTTCCTGAATCGTTCAATTTCTCCAAAAAGGATTCAGACACAATAAGTGTAGTAGACGTGGGAGCATTTAAAGTTGAAAATGATGGGTTTGATGTTCAAATGGATGAGATGGAGCAGGAAGAAGATAAAGTTAACAAAGTGTTTCCAGATTCTACTTTATCAGATGGTACTGAGGAATGTTTGTTACCAAACACAGAGTCAACCCCAGCCAAAGTTTTGTCCACCCCCTCCAAGGATCTGTCAACACCAATCAAGCTCATGAGTGCTACACCGACGTTGCAACCCTCTAGACGGTGTATTACAATGACTCCAGATGATGATAGTGACTCTGTTAGACCAACAAATGATCTGGAAAGGCGTCCTTCTCGCACTAGGTGTCTGAATTTCGATACTCTGGAGGAAGAAGATGGAACAGTCAGTGATGAATCTAACGATGAAGCAAACGATGATGAAGCTAGTGATGCTTCCTCCGATGAAGATAGTGATGCTTCCTACGATGAAATTAGTCTTCTGCACTCA ATGATAGAGGAACCAAAGGCTGAAACCGTGAAGCAAAACTTGCCTAAGCTTGTTAATGTGATTCATAAAATGTTTCACTCAACAAACCGAACGGTCATCACCAAGGAAGAGCTTCTTCACAAGATGATTGCATGCCAAATCGAAATAGTGGATAGAA AGGAAGTGGAGGAACAGCTAAGGTTGATGTTGCAATTGGTTCCGGATTGGATCTCTGAAACAAAGGCATCTTTTGGGGATGTTCTTGTTAG